The following DNA comes from Pseudorasbora parva isolate DD20220531a chromosome 8, ASM2467924v1, whole genome shotgun sequence.
TTCAACAACagtactttttttatatattgtgaGTGAAGTCAGAGACCACGATGAAAATGTAGGGTTCAAAACCTAATTTAAACTGGTTATAAATTGagttcaaaatataaaacaaggACAAATTATGATAAGAAAGATTTCAGATTCTGACCTATAAGAGTCCGTTCCCGCAGAGTGCGTTTTTGCATTCCACTGCGCTGCTTTTTTTCGATGTGAATTTGCATGTTGTGTCTTTTGCGGCATCTCACGCATGACGATGTTCTAAAACCGTagcactttacatttaaaaaagctAGTAGCTAGAAATGCTAGTGTTTTAATGTTAGAATGGCCCTACTAGGTACTTTTATGCAAACCATGTAAAGTCTTTTGTAAAAAGAGGAGCATACCAAATCTTAAAATCAGCATGAAACAGAAATTACTATCCcctttttatattttgtgacaTGATTTAAATTACATCTcaaaagagaggaaaaaaaaataatgtagaGCGGGAATTATCTAATGCGAGATAGGGGCGGGATTTTTATTGTCCCGCCCTTATGCCAGTGCACACGTCATTAGCGttacaaatgtgtgtgttttttaataaatgaaaaaaaaaaaattgtgatgtGCACAAATCAATTATAATAAACTCTGCAATATACCATAAACATAAGTATTGTCATGGTGACCTTTAAGGAATTCGTGTAAATATTAAAcattgttcattaaaatgtttgtcaatcattacatttttacagaaaattattaatttttacaAGTGGTCTCAGATATTTGGACCCCAAATACAAGTAATTATTGTACGTTATACGTTATTAGGTGTCGTCATTATTAAAACAAGTGAAATATTGTATAAacctcaatatatatataaagcattcCCATTTCACACAGACCTGTTAAGTTGTAGGCCTCCTGCACATACTGTAATGCAGCAGGGATTCATCGAAAACGCCTCCGCATCGGCCCAACCGCGTTAAATCGGCGAAATGGCAGGCTGCGTAAAAACATTTAGATGGTTGTAGACTCTTAAATATTTTGAATGATATCAAGGCACTGAGAACATCTGTTTACTTCATATTGTGCCTTTTCCCTCTTGGTTTCTAATAGAAATAGAACGAGTGGGTAGAATGGCAATTAGCAATGAACATGAAATCTGACATAGGCAGAGATTAGCGAGCGAATTGTGTTTCAAATTAATCAGATACGACAGGTGTACAATTTTTTATGACTTTTCGCGGTGTATTTTCAATTTAACGGCCTTTAAAAATGACAAGTGTCGTTTTTCTAATGTTAGTTATTGCCCAGAAGATTACTTGTGTTGATCATCGAGCAGGCGTTGTCACGTGATAAGTACTACTTTTCACAGCGCTGATTAGGATGGACCAATGACCGTCGTTCGTAAGAATTTGATAAGAAATTTTGTAAATACTCGTGTACATGTTTTTATGGAGCACttctgtttttttctgtcatgTAGGGATTTATTGGCTAAATATAAGTTAATGGTTATAATTTAGGGGTATAAATGCCCACcgtaaaaacacaaacaaaccctGAAATCTGGATGTAGTTCAATGATCGATTTTGTTTTTGGGCCACCAAGCGCCCCTGATGGAATAAAAACCTACTCCAATGGAACACAATAGtcttttgctttgctttgcagTGCGATTTCTGTTACTCCCGCTTGTGCTTGAATAGCATTACATTGCGATCTCGTTACTGCCTTCTTGTGCATCGGAGTAGCCGTGTTGAAATTATCGTGTCTTTTTCACTTTAGGAATTGTAAATTAAGTCTTCACATTTTCAATAGAGGttaacataaaaaatgttttttttttgcaaaacagTTATTTTTCCAATGACAATAAGTGGAAGTTTACTGAATTGAAACATTACAGAATAAAATGTATAGCCTGTTACTACCATAacattttatacttttttattttatttattttttatttatttatttatttacagggACAGtgcatattaataaacatttctgtcaatatgccAGAGTTAGccaaaaggctatttttcaCCTGTAGTACAGATTCGTTACTTAAGGGGATAGTGcacccaaaaaaataaattatgtcatcatttaccctcatgttgtgcctaacctgtaagactttcgttcatattttaaataaaatctgagatattTCTGTCCCTacattgacagctacgcaatAGGGCAGAGCTACAACCAagcagagcaacgtgaagcggagctagttgaggcTAGTAAACgtgaagattaaactttcaccgtatctggtcggcaaaactccgaacacatcttcccttcttaagaatgacttcagtgccgttctttgttcttttcttagagaaaagcttaactccaagtcttccagagtcgcggtccaagctgattcgaaagaccgccgttcgccagtttctgtgtttactagtagcacgcaagcacaactcgTTTTGGGTTTTTGGGCAACTCGCTttagttttgggtgaactaaccctttaagtaccgagtatgtgtgtgtgtgtgtgtgtgtgtgggtggggggggggggtgtatattataataatagaggcaaaaagtacattttataatTGTTCATAAGTGTACAACTCTCTTGTTGAGTTTTTACAAAACACACTGAAATGTGCATTTCCTGTTTTCTATGTGCTCTTATGAGCCCACATCAATACACTGCCACAGTTTAGTAAACTAAATAAACAGTTAGCCAACATTTTTCAAATCTACCAGCCTTGTGAGCAAATTTAGTATATGAAGTATATACGTCTTATGTTTTATTTGGACCATAATGTTGGCAGAATGACCGCCCCTGCATGACATTGTGCTTCATTCTGACTACATTCTGCCAACATCATGGTCTACACCCACTTTATCTCTGATCCCTTAAGATCATTTGTGACATAGTTCAAAACAGGGTTTCTGGAGTTGCTGTTCGTCTAAACTCTACAGCTATGGACTCAAAGAAGGGTTTTGTCTTATTATGGATGTTGCTGTCGTCCACCTCCACTGGAATCAAACTAGATGGAAATGGTTATGTTGACATTATCATTGCTATCAGTTCAAATGTACCACAGGATAGCAAGCTGATTGATAAAATAAAGGTGAATATAtactttattaaacaaaatatgcATTCATGGTTTTAGTGGCTTTTGTCCAAGAAAACAGTGTTTGCAGTTTTAAAGAAAATCATAGAAAGAAGTATAATTAAGTTTCATTAACAGTATTTGGGAATGAACAAATGAAAGTAATTACTTTTTATAAAAACTGTATGCACATTTTGAGTTTTTCCTCATTTTCTTTCTGACAGGATATGGTCACTAACGGGTCGGTTCATCTTCATCAAGCATTGGATAAAAAGGTCTATTTCAAAGAAGCTACGATTCTAGTTCCATCCCACTGGAATAGTAAGGAATTTTCCAGAGCAAGAACAGAGTCCTTTGAAAAGGTTCAGAGAATTATGCCATTTCATCatatgtgttaaatattaatgttcagtTGTTTCAATAACATACTACTGACACAATTTCTATATGACATGCaggcaaaaataataattgacaATGCTAAACCAGCATACGGTGATGAACCCTACACTCATCAGTATGGTGAATGTGGAGCTGAGGGTCAGTACATTCATTTCACCCCAAACTTCCTCCAAGACGACTCACTCATTAATCTTTATGGGTCAAGAGGTGAATGTCATCTGTTATCCTACTGTATAACATTAATGCAATCATCTGTTGGCTTTACTAACAAGAATGTTTGTTTGCAGAAAAGGTCCTGGTTCATGAATGGGCTCATCTGAGATGGGGCGTATATGATGAATACAGTGAAACAGAGCCATTCTACCTCTCTAATGGCCATATTGAAGCTACAAGGTCATAAAACTTTAACAAAAAGAAAGCGGATTATTCAAATCTCATTTGAAATGATCTTAACTATTTAACTATCTTTAGGTGTAGCAAAAACATTGAAGGTCAGTATTATGATGAATCACGCCAACAGTGCCACAGTGATCCACAAACTTTACTACCGACTAAGGGGTGCAATTTTTATCCTAACAAATATCAAAAAACAGACAACTCCATAATGTTCTCCCCAAGCCTGGACTCTGTAAGTACAGATTTACATGGTTCCACACATGCAAAATTAATCTTTTGCAATGCATTCATGCAAACATATAGAATTGATTGATTATTCAGAATATCTGGTTTCAGGTGAGTACATTTTGTCGTGAAAAAGAACATAATTATGAAGCCCCaaatttgcaaaataaaaaatgtggcaAAGCAACATGGACTGTGATATTTGAGGATTCTGTGGATAAAGACGCACTTCGTTCTCTAGAACCAATGAAGTCCTCTCCACCAGCACCATCCTTCAAAGTTGTGCAGCGAATGCATCGAGTTGTTTGTCTCGTCCTTGATGTCTCAGGAAGCATGGAAAAAGTATGCAAAAACATTAACTTCACttcactgttaaaaaaattcaggtctccaacagaaaaatatagatcagtcactagaaaatgttcatttggagaactgattttttttttttacagtgttgaaaACAAAAATGCTTCCTTTCTTATAACCTTCAGTGCTCTGATTAGTATGAGCTCAATCATTTTGAAAATTGAGAAAGCATATAAACTGATATCACATTTTCCAGGACTCCAGAATCCTTCGACTCCAGCAGGCTGCCACATATTTCCTGCAGAACATCATTGAGGATCAAGCCCGTGTTGGAATTGTGACCTTTAGTACTAATGCTAATGCTCTCAGCCCCTTGATTACCATTGACAACGAGTCCAAACGAGAGAATCTCATCGGATTTTTGCCAAAAATAGCAGACGGATGGACAAACATGTGTAAAGGCCTCAATCTAGGCTTGGAGGTACCATATTAATATGTTTATGATGCGTTCAGTAGCCTATATAGCCCTCAGTTTGTTTTATGCTAATGTTCTGTATTTGTCTTTAAAACTTAAAGGTACTCAAAAAGGACAATGGGGATGTAGTAGGGGATGAAATCATTTTTCTGACAGATGGTGAAGCGACGGACGATATTAATAGTTGTGTTCAGGATGCACTTAAAAGTGGTGCTATTATACACACAATAGCGTTGGGTGATAAAGCAGATAAAGCACTGAGGGAAATGGCAGACAAAACTGGTAAGGAACATTGTTACATAATGACGTACAGTGTTTCATATAAAAAGTCCcagttaaaaatgaatgaatttcATTACTTAGACCAGCAGTTTTCAAACTGCAGGTCACGCAAAGTGTAACAACTGTCTTGAGCTCACACCATATcagaaatatgaaaaatataaatttggaAATTCAGTTAACACATTTGATGGTTTGCATAACttaagccgcgtttccaccgcaggaagtTTCCCCAGGAACGAGCAACTTTGTAGTGGTACTCAAGTGTGTCCCAACTGCAGGGACCAAGGTCTAAATTAAGTTCTGGGTAAAAATTCCCCCTCAGAAAAGCCCAGTTTCCACCGAAATTACCTAGAActtgtcccaggaacttttttcccCAGACCTGCTGCGGTCTGCGTTTCCATCACGGCCTAAAGTATGGTGAAGATTAGTCCGATGATTTAGGACTGTGTACATTCCAGTTCCTGCTGGATTTCGTCTGAACCTCGTCACCAGTCCATCTATTGTATTTTTCCAACTCCACGCACTGCAACAGACTtttaggttgaaataaaatgctgtgagaactcaaccaatcagcacaTTCAGCTCCCAAGTCCCACccccgaaagttcctgaactttcaAAAAGTGAACCTCACAAGCAGGGCTATTTTGAGGGGAACATGTTTAACCGCAACTTTATTTAGACCCTGATTCCTGCGATCGAAACACCGATTACCAGCCTGAATTACTTACATGGGAAAGTTCCCGTGGTGTTAACTTGGCTAAAGTCCCGGCTCGTAaagtagtactttttcaaagttcagggaCTTTCAAGGGTGGGACTTGGgcacatgctgattggttgactcCAGACAGCAACAAGCCTGGGGGAAAAAGTTCCTTAGACAAATAGTTTCAGGTAATTACGGGAAACGCGGCTTTACATATTTCTGATATGACCTACAAGCGTTTCACAGATCAGTGGTGACGCTCCGCATGAGCTACACGGCATCACGGTTCACTAAGAAAAAAAGACTCTTATGAACCCGGTTCTTCTAataaataattcaaatgactcacAAACTCTAAAGTTGCCGAATCAGCCTGATGAATCCTTCACTCAATTATCTCACAGAAACTACTTATAATTCGCTCAGTTAAACTCCCAAGTTTCAGTAAATACACATTTTGGCTGGTCTCAAGATTTATTATAGTAGGTCTAATATGTTACCAGTCCTATTCAACATGCTCTGAGCGAAATCAAACCAACATCTCCGGTGTGGGAGGTGGGTCGTACTAACAAGGACGCTAAAGACCACAGCCTTTAGCGTCAGTCACTAGCACACTTTTTGAGGCCaagggagtgaggtttacacgtacagctcttactggcctacgtTACTCACCCAAACCTCACTCCAGAGTCACAGGATTAAATGTAACCAGTCCTATTCAACCCCCTCCGAGCAGGATTCAAATTGGGATCTCTGCCGTAGGAGGCATTGCTGTCGTTAgcgtgtagaaccatctcaaggatgatcagaagaattggacagcacctgagttaaatatgtGAGTGTCACATCAAAGGGTCTGAAtgcttaggaccatgtgattctttttaataaatctgcaaaaatctttgtttttctgtcaatttggggtgctgtgtgtgcattaatgagaaaaaaatgagcttaaatgattttagcaaatggctgcaatataacaaagagtgaaaaatgtataGGGGTCTGAATAATTTCCATGCCCACTGTATATTGTTTGATATTTTGGTATGTAAGTGTGGTTACAAATCCTTTTGCCACTGTATCTGCCTCATAATATAGTAGGCCTAAATCATAATATTCATATTAtgaatgataatttattatccAGTGCATATTTTGCATATGTTGTGTTGAAATTAGGTGGGAAATTTATCACAGCCAGTGATGACATTCTCTCTAATCAGCTACTGAATGGATTTTCGTCACTAATAATACCAACAGGAGATCAAACAAAAGACCCAGTTCAGGTTTGGCAAATAATCACTCATTGCCTATGGTAAATTACTTTAAGATTTTGATGAATATTCTAATATTTAATTGTTATCACCACTTTAGATAGACAGTGTGGGAGTAAAAACATCAGACTGGTTCAATGGGACAATAATAGTGGATCAGACCATTGGTACCAAAACCAGCTTTACAATAACCTATGAAAAAGGTTTACCTCACATTTCCATACGGTCCCCAAGTGGCTCAACCTACTATCAAGTACAGATGCGGCATGATCAATCAGCAAAAACAGTCACTTTAAAAGTTCCTGGAACTGCAGAGGTAAGACAGTCAGCACAAGATGTCATTAACTTTCCTAAAATGTTTCCATTCATTAATAATACTATTGTGTGTTTACTAGCCTGGGGACTGGAAGTACAGTATCCAAAGTCAAGCACTTCAGTCTCTGACTATAACAGCAACGAGTCAAGCGGCGCGTGCTGATGTTCCCCCAATCATAGTCAAAACCCGCACAAACCAGCAGTTCAGTGACGGCACTACACCCATCATAGTGTTTGCTGAGGTCAGTCAGAATTACAAGGCTGTAATAAATGCTGAAGTGTGGGCTACCCTGGAGTCTGACTCTGGGTCCACACAATCATTACAGCTCCTGGACAATGGAGCAGGTAAATTAcccattatttttgtttaaaatatatggTACATTTGTGCACTTATCTGAGATTGAAACTATATAGCCAAAAGTGCTCAAATAAATCGAGAAGTGTTTTACAGGAGCTGATGCTTTCAAAGATGATGGCGTCTATTCCAGATATTTCACACAGATGAAAAAAGGGAGAAGCAGCTTGAAAGTAAGAGTGAAGAATCAAAATGGACAAGCCAGATTTACTTTCCAAAAAAGTGGTGGTGCCCCATACATACCTGGATATGTGGTGAACGGTAAACCATGAGATCGAGACTCCTAAAGCTAACCGTTCAAACATTTCCTCGACTTTAAATGTATTCATGCTGTTCCTCCAATTTTAGGTGTGGTGGAGCTGAACCCTCCAAAGCCTCCAGTTTCAGAGGAATCACTTGCAATCGGAACTTTTACCAGAACAGCCACCGGAGAGAGTTTTGAGGTGGTTCTTAAAAGCACAACTCCACCAAATTTCCCTCCTAATAAAATCACAGATCTGAGTGCTGAGATCCAGGAGAACTCTGTGCTTCTCAGCTGGACGGCTCCTGGTGAAGATCTCGACCATGGGACAggtaatgcatacatttaatacaaaataaatgtcataatcacaaaataatgtatattttataggCCTCACAATGTGTTTCTTTACTTTTAAGCTAAATCTTATGAGATCAGGTGGAGATATGACCTTCAAGAGCTTCGACTCAACTTCAGCAATGCTCATGTAATCAACACAACCGTCTCACCGCAGGAGGCCGGATCAGTTGAACAGCATTCATTCAATCTCAGTTTCTCAATCAAAAATGGCACCACAATGTTTTTTGCTATTCAGTCTGAGGAcaaagaaaatgtaaaatctCAAATCTCAAACATTGCTCGAGCTTCAAAGATGATCCTTGAACACACAGAAATGCCAGATCTAGACCTGAAGTTGGTGTTTCTTGCCATTTCTGTTTGTCTAGCAACTGTGTTGGTTATTGGTATTGTTGGGATAGCAACATGGGCGTTGAGACGAAGAAAACTTTCTGATTCTTAGACAATCAACATTAATATGTGATGCAAAGAAAATCTTTCTGTTGTACAACTGTGCTGTTTTGAGTTGTCTTAGTTGGTCTGGTCACCATATTGGCAAAACTATAAAATGCAAAATAGAAAATAACACAATGTTATTGTTTATATCGGAAATGTTTGTTCAAAATGCATATAATTAAACTTTCACTGAGATGATGACTGTTGTTTAGTTTTGCTTTAGCTATTGCTTTGATAACCTGCAAATAATAAATGTGTCTAAAAGCATTGATTCCCACAAGTTCAAATTATGCCCATATCTACAAAAGATTTGTGCACTCCCATGATAAAttaataagtaaaaaaataataaatagttaTATTACTTAGAACACTTAGTAAaatatagtatattttttatttcaattccccactttaaaataaaaaatataatcagATTCTGTCCCGTAATAGAAGCATACTTTTGTTGATTTGTTCCAAACACAGTCACTTTGCATGAAGTAATTTAATATCCACAGACATATTACAATATCTGTTGTTGTTTAATGAGTGTCTGATATATAAGGCGTTTACCCATTTccatcatttttaaacatgGAGAAGTATTTCACCATCTTCCACTTGACAAGTCATGCTTGATGTAGTTGCTCAATACATTTTGCGAGATTCTGTTTGCGAGAGGGTTAAGCCATGTAACGATGACATGTCATGTAGAAATATAAACATATCACTATGCCTTACAAAATCTTAAAACTGTCATGTTTGAGGATCAGAGCTCTATATGGGGTTGTAGGACATAGCCTGTATTGTTTTATGGAAGGGCTGATTGTGGTATTTGAAAAATCCTAAGGGCCATTTGGGTTGGGTCATGGCAATGTTTATGAGGACTTTTTAGAGTTATTAGATCTTATGATCATTCAACTGTTATTGTTCTTTCTGCCAGAGATGATAATTACTGAAAACTATTCAGACAGTCATAAAGTTAGATGAGGGGAAAATTATCCTGTACAAGGAAAATCAgtctaaataaaaattaaactgcTGGAAAAAGACAGTAGATTTCCAGCCATTAAGGTATTAGACACAATAAGCCATGGCAGTGTAGCATGAGTAACAAATGAAACGTGATGAGGACAGTACACACACCATGGGCACTGAGAGTCGGTGTACTGCAGGTATTTGGAAATCTAAGCAATTCTTGCTGCTCGCGAAAGACAGAAACTCTTCAGCTGCACACACTTTCAAGACCATTTGTGATTTATACGTTTCATATCTAGAAGAGAGGCATGTGCACGTTTTTTGTGAGTATGTTCGTTCTCTGAATCACATTTATGCTCATTTAAGAAATTATCATAAGATCAAATGTAGGAAAGTAagcaaaattttaaaaatgagaCCCCAGATGTCAATAATACTCCAAAGCACAGCATCCTTCACGAAGACATCTGCCTGACTCTAGCCTTAGAAGAACCACCAGATCATCATCAATCCTGCACCAAATAACAAAGTAGGTGCGAGATACTGTGGGTTGTAGGCTTCGTCAGGTCCCTGTCTAACCATTAGAGGAGCAAGTGTTGGGCAAAGCTCAAAAATAGACTCTTCAAAGATCAGAATCAGACTTTGTGAAGGATATTTGACTCGAGCCacattaatctaattaattaaacAAGGCCCATTGATGCACATGGAGAGCAAAGGGTGGCCTGTGTGGTCTtctcaaacagacgagctactgtagaatacacagtgcattgcaatTGGTTGCGTATGGGACTGCATAGCctcagaccagtcagggtgcccatgctgatcAGTCCACCGCTGAAAGCTCCAACAGTGAGCACGtgagatctcaatccaatcgagctcAATCCAAGTcgagatctcaatccaatcgagctcAATCCAATTcgagatctcaatccaatcgagctcAATCCAATTcgagatctcaatccaatcgagcaccTGTGGGATgcgctgaacaaacaagtcagatccGATCCATGGAAagcccacctcgcaacttacaggtcttaaaggatctgctgctaacatgttggtgccagataccacagcacaccttcaggggtctaatgGAGTCAAATCAGGGCTGTTTTGaaagcaaaagggggaccaaaacaatattaggaaggttgTCATTATATTGTGTCTGATCgatcgatatatatatatatatatatatatatatatatatatatatatatatatatatatatatatatatatatatataaataaaatataaaaaatgttaagggggtctgaatacttaatgtacccattgtgtgtgtgtgggcacaTATATACTACACACACAATGGGTACATTAAGTATTCAGaccatttttttaaaccatACAGCTCAAAGGTTGCAGataaattgttaaatattaGTTAAACATTTGTGTATTGCACCTGCTATTTACTTGCGTTCAATTCTTACAGTGAAGAAGTTTGTGTCTGTTTTAAAGTTGCATTATTGCGCCACATTCAACTTAATGTCAACTCATGATGCTGTTGATCCTTTTTTGTTACTCAACAAAGATTAAGAAACATTTCGAAAAGGTTAAACTGATAAGGGCCTATCTATTGCCACACTTTTGTGGCAATATATACAGTAGCGTACCGtggggtttcagtcagggccttcactaacgaactacacgcacacacaaacacacacacacacacacacacacacacgatcaacAAGCCCCACGCCGtcgccataacaacacacacacacacacacacacacacacacacacacacacacacacacacacacacacacacacacacacacacacacacatacacacccccacaggcacacgtttgtttttgtgacatatggggacattccataggcgcaatggttctctttcatcatctcgtttcgagatccacctatgggaagggcatccgtacctgacctctgcagaagcatccaattgcaccaagtctgacaagacaggcaggagcgcgcagccaatgcccagtaaggccccaccccttaccagcgggcatatatgggctgcatacgctactgtacatcagtTGACATTCGCTTCTCGCGATCTCTGCACTGACACAGTTCGGTTAGATTTGCGCTGCTCACTTATTGTCTGCAGGAGGAAATATCGCCAGATCAGCCTCCACCGGGCGTGACAGTTCTATTCTGCCACATTCTGTGTCTGCATTCGGAGCCGCTCGCGCTCGCGCTCTCGTCCGTCTTCCTGTTCCACGGCTGCCGCCACGGACCTTTCTGAGTTTTTTGCGGGTATGTCGCTCTCTCAGTCTTCTCCTTCTGTGTCTAGCCTATTACGGGCCTGCCCGACCGCGTGTGGGTCTCTTATCGCCGCTAAGGATTTTCACCCTTTCTGTGTGGTCTGCTTGGGCCTCAAGCACGCAGAGGAGGCAATAGAGAACCCGGAGAACTGCAGTTACTGCCTGGTACTGCCTAAGAAACTCCTGCGACACCGCCTTAAAGTTGCCGCTACTCAGTGTGGCGAGCTCGACTTGTCGTACTCGGATATGGAACACGGTGACGATAGCGCGCTACCGGGGACCTCCCGGGGCGCGACGGCTCTTGTTTTGGCTGACCAGCCCAATCCTGAGTTCCCCGAAGAGGACATCTTCACGGGTAACCTCCCGCTCGCCGACGATCTTGCCGGGTCCGGTGATTACGACGACGCGGGCCTTCTTGGAATTTCGGAGGACGAGGAGGCCATCCCGCCCTCTGTTATTCCCCAGGCTAGCGCCCCCGCGGTCTTGCCTGAATCCATCCTCCTGGATGTGTGTGAACGAGCGGCCGCTCGTCTCAACATTAAATGGCCGGCTCCACAGAGCGCCACCGACCAGGAGAGGGATATTTATGACGGTAAAGTGTTGGGAGCCCCCCCCGGCCCGAGGAAAGAACTCTTTCCCGTTCTTCCAGCGTGCGCTAAGCACATGAGGCACTACTGGAACGACCCGCTCGATCTTAAACACGGTCTCGCGGGGCTGGAGGTTAAAGATATGGCGGCTCGCGGCATGGGCGAACCGCCTGCCATTGAGCCCTCCATTGCCAGACACCTCAACCCAGTCCAGGGAGGGCTGCCCGCCCCCCCGAAGCCGGTCCTTCCTAACAGGATGGACCGTTTTTCTGCCTCGGTGCACCAGGCCGTTTATAAATCCTCGGCCTTGGCTGTTAGGACTCTGAATGTCTCCTCCCTCCTTTCCGCTTACCAAGCGGAGATCCTGGACGATCTGGGCCAGCAGTTAGATAAGGGATCTTCTCCCTCTCCTGCACTGTGGAAGGAGATCATCACGGTTAACGACCTCGTTCTCCGTAATGCTCGTCAGGTCGTCCAAACCTGCGGGCGCTCTATGGCGCTTTCCGTGGTAGGAGAGCGCTCGCTTTGGCTCAACCTGTCTGGTCTCCCGGATAGTGAAAAGAAACGTATCGCAGGCGCCCCGGTAGAGCCCGGCCGGGCTCTCTTTGGCCCCGCAGTTGCTATGATGCAACAACGATGCGACGACAAGAAGGAGCACGAGGCCTTCATATTGTATCTTCCCAGGAAGACGGTCCCACGCCAGGCGCCCCCTGTGCGTTTGCCTAACCCCCCGGTCCCGGGACGTAATTTTAATCAGGTCAAGGAAAAGCCTCGAAAGAAGTTTTCTGGGCTTTCTCCCTGCCCCAGAACCCCTGTCCAAAGGACGGAAGGTTCCTGCTGTAGGGTGTCCCCCTCCCGTGG
Coding sequences within:
- the LOC137084664 gene encoding calcium-activated chloride channel regulator 1-like, which encodes MDSKKGFVLLWMLLSSTSTGIKLDGNGYVDIIIAISSNVPQDSKLIDKIKDMVTNGSVHLHQALDKKVYFKEATILVPSHWNSKEFSRARTESFEKAKIIIDNAKPAYGDEPYTHQYGECGAEGQYIHFTPNFLQDDSLINLYGSREKVLVHEWAHLRWGVYDEYSETEPFYLSNGHIEATRCSKNIEGQYYDESRQQCHSDPQTLLPTKGCNFYPNKYQKTDNSIMFSPSLDSVSTFCREKEHNYEAPNLQNKKCGKATWTVIFEDSVDKDALRSLEPMKSSPPAPSFKVVQRMHRVVCLVLDVSGSMEKDSRILRLQQAATYFLQNIIEDQARVGIVTFSTNANALSPLITIDNESKRENLIGFLPKIADGWTNMCKGLNLGLEVLKKDNGDVVGDEIIFLTDGEATDDINSCVQDALKSGAIIHTIALGDKADKALREMADKTGGKFITASDDILSNQLLNGFSSLIIPTGDQTKDPVQIDSVGVKTSDWFNGTIIVDQTIGTKTSFTITYEKGLPHISIRSPSGSTYYQVQMRHDQSAKTVTLKVPGTAEPGDWKYSIQSQALQSLTITATSQAARADVPPIIVKTRTNQQFSDGTTPIIVFAEVSQNYKAVINAEVWATLESDSGSTQSLQLLDNGAGADAFKDDGVYSRYFTQMKKGRSSLKVRVKNQNGQARFTFQKSGGAPYIPGYVVNGVVELNPPKPPVSEESLAIGTFTRTATGESFEVVLKSTTPPNFPPNKITDLSAEIQENSVLLSWTAPGEDLDHGTAKSYEIRWRYDLQELRLNFSNAHVINTTVSPQEAGSVEQHSFNLSFSIKNGTTMFFAIQSEDKENVKSQISNIARASKMILEHTEMPDLDLKLVFLAISVCLATVLVIGIVGIATWALRRRKLSDS